TCCAGTAGCCGAGCTCCGCCGCGCCGTCGGAGATGCGGCTGAGCCCGATCATGCCGACCAGGCCCGTCGCGTCGCGCACGGCCCAGTTGTACTCCTCGCCGGTTCGCCACCCGCCGGCCACCAGCTCGACGAACCTCTCGGCGTCCTCGCGCGTGTAGGGCGACGGCACGGTCGTCCACCGCTGCACGTCGGGGTCCTGGCACGCCAGGCGGATCGCCTCGACGTCGTCCTCGTCGGGCGGGGTGAGCGTCAGGCGTCCGGTGCGGAGGATCAGCGGCTCACGCACGGCGCAGCAGGCCGACGCGGTCGTACACGTTCTGGAGGGTCTCGTCGGCGACGGCCGTCGCCCTGTCCGCGTTGGCGGCGAGGACGCGGTCGAGCTCGGCGGGATCGTCCAGCAGCTCGAGCGCACGCGCGCGCACGGGCTCGAACTCGGCCACGACGACGTCCCGCAGGCCCTTCTTGAAGTCGCCGTAGCCGCGGCCGGCGAACTCGTCCTCGATCGACGGGATCTGGCGTCCCGTGAGCGCCGCGTAGATCGTGAGCAGGTTCGAGACGCCCGGCTTGCCCTCGCGGTCGTAGGCGACCA
This window of the Microbacterium sp. AB genome carries:
- a CDS encoding GNAT family N-acetyltransferase, whose translation is MREPLILRTGRLTLTPPDEDDVEAIRLACQDPDVQRWTTVPSPYTREDAERFVELVAGGWRTGEEYNWAVRDATGLVGMIGLSRISDGAAELGYWMSADARGRGYGTEAGCAVVDFALGPMRLERLEWHAVAGNEPSARLARSLGFRYEGTRRRGIRTAGRREDAWLAGLVASDDRAPVGWPVLDG